GCGCTGCGATCAGCATGCCGGGAGTGTCCGCGAGTCCGCTCCACACGCCGGTCACGGCGAAGGCGACGACTCCCAGCAGGAAGACGCGCTTGCGCCCCCACAGGTCACCCACCCGGGCAAAGGTGATCAGCGCGGCGGCGAAGGCCAGCAGATAGGCCGCCGCGATCCATTCCACCTGGGTGGGCGTGGCGCTCAGGTCACGCTGAATCGACGGTAAGGCAACGCTCACGATCGAGACGTTCAGCAGGTCGAGCATGAAGGCCAGGGTCAGTACGACCATAGCCGCCCACCTGCGGGGATACGGTGTATCCGCTTCAGGTGGTGCACCTGTCGTGGTTTCAGTTTCTATGGTCACATGCGCTCCCGGCTTGGCCGTTGCGGCGTCTCGGTGGGTCACGATCCAATGCGGACCGATCGGTCCCATGAGTGCGGACCGATCGGTCCGGAAACTGTACCTGGATAATGAGAGGGCGCAAGTGCGTCATGTCAACCGGAGCCTCTGGCTGTTCCAGCGACACCGCGGCAGTGCCGCCGACGATGGATCGGGCGCCGAGCACGCGATGGTGGCGGACCGTCAGGTTCGGCCCCGGCAAGGTCCGCCCATCGACCGCCCCGGACTCAGCTCGCGCCGCTGCGGCTCACCGTCGCGGCGGTTTCGTTGCGGACGACATCCTGGGCGAGCTGGACGGCAATGGCCGCACTCTCTTCCCCGCTGACCCCGGACGCATTGATGTAGAGACCGTTGATGATCAGCAAGATGCGGTCGGCGAGGCGCTCCGGGGCGGGGGCCGAGGTCTGCCGCGCGAGTTCACAGAGCTGCTCGCGGACCGCGCTGAAGTGCTCCAGTGCGACCTGGTGGGCCGGGTGGTCGCGATCGGGGAACTCGGCGTAGGTGTTGCGCAGCGGGCAACCCCGGGTTCCGGGTACGTTCACCCCCACGATGCGGACCAGTTCGACCAGCTGCTCCTGCGGCGCCGTCACGGTCGCGCGCGCGGCTTCCAGCGTGATGTCCCAACTGCGGGCGGCCCGCTGGAGGTAGGCCACCACCAGCTCGTCCTTGCTGTCGAACTCGCGATAGAGCAGGTTCTTCCCGCAGCCCGCCGCATCGATGATCCGCTGCATGCCGACGGCGTGCACGCCGTACCGGTCGAACAAGTCGGCTGCGGCGTCCAGTATGCGGTCACGCGCGGAGGA
The nucleotide sequence above comes from Streptomyces sp. NL15-2K. Encoded proteins:
- a CDS encoding TetR/AcrR family transcriptional regulator, with the translated sequence MVRTPVSSARDRILDAAADLFDRYGVHAVGMQRIIDAAGCGKNLLYREFDSKDELVVAYLQRAARSWDITLEAARATVTAPQEQLVELVRIVGVNVPGTRGCPLRNTYAEFPDRDHPAHQVALEHFSAVREQLCELARQTSAPAPERLADRILLIINGLYINASGVSGEESAAIAVQLAQDVVRNETAATVSRSGAS